In one window of Deinococcus detaillensis DNA:
- a CDS encoding VanW family protein, whose amino-acid sequence MKKPFAAWPLTALGVFGLSLALSAPSAGQSGQIFRLQVTAPEPLLVGGQISRPLVNRAFELRLSAEQVAALRKGELSSASLKKVYRQIETRTPRNAFFRQVGSSWVAQGQTGWQVERTATQRALQKAAQQRQPNVPVSLTLQAPPRSVRVLQERGVVEHVVTGTSSFVGSPDFRVHNIRVGSAKLNGSWLERGAVFNFNAKLGNVSSASGFVPGYIISGGSLALEDGGGVCQISTTLFRAAYLAGLPLVERHAHSHQVAYYDPPGLEATVYAPSKNLRFRNDTAAPLLIQASWDLKAQTLRFDFFGAAPDRRVQVSAPKLSDRKPASNPTYMADPKLKAGEIERVDLPASGVRVAIVRTIARIGKDTGKAEQTDVLRSTYRPWGGTFAVSPNDKRLRR is encoded by the coding sequence GTGAAAAAACCATTCGCCGCCTGGCCACTCACCGCGCTCGGCGTGTTCGGCTTGAGCTTGGCACTGAGCGCTCCGAGCGCGGGACAGTCTGGGCAGATTTTCCGACTCCAAGTCACCGCCCCCGAACCGCTGCTGGTGGGTGGTCAAATTTCGCGCCCCCTGGTGAACCGCGCCTTTGAACTGCGCCTCAGTGCCGAGCAGGTGGCCGCTCTGCGGAAGGGAGAATTATCCAGCGCGTCCCTCAAGAAGGTCTACCGGCAGATCGAAACCCGCACGCCCAGAAATGCCTTTTTCCGGCAAGTGGGCAGCTCGTGGGTGGCGCAAGGCCAGACTGGCTGGCAAGTGGAGCGCACAGCCACCCAAAGAGCGCTTCAAAAAGCAGCTCAGCAGCGGCAACCAAACGTGCCCGTCTCGCTGACCCTGCAAGCTCCCCCGCGCAGTGTGAGGGTGCTGCAAGAGCGCGGGGTAGTGGAGCATGTCGTGACAGGCACCTCCAGCTTCGTGGGCAGCCCCGACTTCCGCGTTCACAATATCCGGGTGGGCAGTGCCAAACTCAATGGCAGTTGGCTGGAGCGAGGCGCTGTTTTCAACTTCAATGCCAAGCTGGGCAACGTCTCCTCGGCGAGCGGCTTCGTACCCGGCTACATCATTTCAGGCGGCAGTCTGGCGCTGGAAGACGGCGGCGGCGTGTGCCAGATCAGCACCACCCTCTTTCGGGCGGCGTATTTGGCGGGCCTGCCTCTGGTGGAGCGGCACGCCCACTCGCATCAAGTCGCTTATTACGATCCACCAGGGCTTGAGGCCACCGTCTACGCTCCGTCCAAGAATCTACGTTTTCGCAACGACACAGCCGCCCCGCTGCTGATTCAGGCGAGCTGGGATCTCAAGGCCCAGACGCTGCGCTTTGATTTCTTCGGAGCGGCCCCAGACCGCCGCGTGCAGGTGTCCGCGCCCAAGCTGAGCGACCGCAAGCCGGCCAGCAACCCAACCTACATGGCCGATCCCAAGCTCAAAGCTGGTGAGATTGAACGCGTTGACCTTCCCGCTTCGGGCGTGCGGGTGGCTATTGTACGGACGATTGCGCGCATAGGTAAAGA
- a CDS encoding fasciclin domain-containing protein, with the protein MLKRTALLTSALLLIPSALAGGGAGMPPRNSIAGIVANDPNFSTLLAAVQAAGLTQTLSTGGPFTVFAPTNAAFAKVPADQLKALLNDPAKLKAVLLYHVVPGRVMASQVVKITSAPTAEGSSLKIMVNGGTVMVNDATVTKTDIMASNGVIHVIDTVLLPK; encoded by the coding sequence CGCTCTCGCTGGCGGCGGCGCGGGAATGCCGCCCCGAAACAGCATTGCCGGCATCGTGGCCAACGATCCCAACTTCAGCACGCTGCTGGCGGCGGTACAGGCGGCGGGCTTGACCCAGACGCTCAGCACCGGCGGGCCGTTCACGGTGTTCGCGCCGACCAACGCGGCTTTCGCCAAAGTGCCCGCCGACCAGCTCAAGGCTCTGCTCAACGATCCGGCCAAGCTCAAGGCGGTGCTGCTCTACCACGTCGTGCCGGGCCGCGTGATGGCTTCGCAAGTGGTCAAGATCACCAGTGCGCCCACCGCTGAAGGCTCCAGCCTCAAGATCATGGTGAACGGCGGCACGGTCATGGTCAACGACGCCACCGTGACCAAGACCGACATCATGGCCAGCAACGGCGTGATTCACGTCATCGACACGGTGTTGCTGCCCAAGTAA